The genomic region TTCATCGAAAAGCCTTTTCGGGACCAGGAGATGTTGGAGGCAGTTGCCAACGCGATCCGAACTTGGAAGCCGCCATCGCCGGCGCCGGACCGGCTGTCGGAATTGCGCAAACGATACGAAAGCCTGACCGCACGTGAACGCGAGGTCATGGCGCTAGTGTGTGCAGGCCAAATGAACAAGCAAATCGCGGGCGCATTAGAGATCCAGGAGACGACCGTGAAATTTCATCGGAGCGCGGTCATGACGAAGATGATGGCCAGCAGCCTCGCGGAATTGACCCGGATGGCGGCACTTCTGGAAGGCGAGGAGTAGGTGCTCATCGAAACCTGTCCAAAAGGACAGGACTAACCTCAGCCGTGGGAGAGTAGGCGAGCGCGTCGAATAGGCGCAGTTTCGCTTCATGAACAAGAAAGCTCTCATCTGCGTCGTCGATGACGATGCCCTCCTCCGGGAGTCGTTGAATTACCTGCTGCGTGCTGCTGGCCACGAAGTAGCCTGCTTCGGGAGCGCGGAGTCCTTCCTCGATTCCGAGGAGAGCGGGCGCTGTGACTGCGTGGTCGCGGACATCGATATGCCGGGGCTGTCCGGTATCGATCTGGTCGAGCGCGTCGTCGAGATGTCGGATCCACCTAAAGTCATTCTCATTACCGGGCGCCCTGAAGAGTCGTGGCGCGAACGCGCGATGTACTCCGGAGCGGTCGGGTTTTTCAGAAAGCCAGTCGAGGCGCAATCGCTGCTCGACATCGTTCAACGCAGTGTTGCGGCATGACGGACGTCCAGCCGGATCTCGTTGGCGAACGAAGTCCCCTGACGAGAGCCCGCTTGACGGGCTAGCTGACGAAATAAGGAGCCGCCATGGAATTCCACCAAATTCGGTATTTCGTAGCCCTTGCCAAGTGCATGAACTTTACTCGGGCGGCCGAACAGTGCAACGTCTCCCAACCTGCGCTGACCAAGTCAATTCAGAAGCTGGAGTACGAACTTGGTGGGGCACTGGTTTTCCGTGAAAGGCACCTCAGCCAGTTAACAGACCTTGGAAAGCTAATGCTGCCCACGCTGGAGCGGACGCTGCTCGCCGTCGAGGAGGCTCGCGCCAATGCTAAGAAATTCAAGCGGAAGAAGGTCGCCACACTCCGGGTGGCCCTGACACCGATGATCTCGGCGTCGATCCTGGCGCAACCGATCGCCGCGCTCACGACCCAGCTACCGGGCCTCCAAGTCGATCTGGTCGATGCTGAATCCTCTAACGTCTTCGAAGGCTTACTGAACGGCGACGTCAGCGCCGCTCTGGGTAGCAGCTGCATTGGGCCAACGCCCGAACGCATCGAGCGTTTCAGCTTATTCCGCGAGAGAGTCTTTGTCGCATGCGCCGAGGGGAGCCGGATGGCAGAGGAGGCCACCGTTAGCCTGAAGGATCTGCGGTCCGCAAAATGGCTTGAAGCGATTGACTGCGAGATCTACCGTGCGTTCCGCGAGCAGCTGTGCGAGGGGCAGGTCGCACAGCCCGGGCACCGCGCGCAAGGGCTGCAGCACCTGCAGCACCTAGTTAGCGCAAACCTTGGCGTTATGCTAACCCCGGAGCACGCGCCAGCACTGCCGGATGCTGTCGTCCGTCCTATCGCGGACTTCGACTTCAAACACACTGTTGAGCTCTTTGTTGTCGGGGGACGTCAATATTCGCCTGCGCTCGAGGCTCTTATAAAGATTTGCAGGCGATTCGATTGGCAGACGCTGCTGACAAAGGCGCAGGCGCCGATCGCGCCAAAGACAGGTCCGTTCACCGCGATGCCCCGACGTCAACGTGACCCGGAAGTCGTCCGCATCACAGCTTAGGGTAGAGCAGCGCACGACCTCTAGCGCTATAGCCTCGTCGCTATCGTTTCGATACGACCGTTCGTCACGCGGCCGCTTCCCGACTTCCCTCCAATGGCGGAGTACGAACGCCCGCTCACATGTTCGGATTGCGGCGTAATTGTCCCAGCGAGTAGCTCGGGGAGTCCCGGCTTTCAAAAGTCGGAGAAAGCCGCTGCTTGCGTAGCTGGTCATGGCGACGGCTGTGGATGGTGCGGAAACGGCCTCAAAATTTGACGGAAAGAGTGGGTTCGCAATCTACTAGATCGACCCAGATGATATTAGGCGGAATCTCAGATGATTCCCCGCCAATCATCGATTTTGTTGCGATGGAGTGTCAGCACGGGAACGCCGACTTCTTGCAACTGGATCGGTTTATAAAATAACGCATGAGGTCCGGGTGGTCAGCCAACAACCGGCCGAGTTATGCGAAACATACTGTCATCGATTCCATAACCAATGGGAAGTTGCAGTCCCCGGATGTCGATGGGAAATCGTTCCGGCTTACCTTGACGGATGTGTTGGCAAACTCACGCGATCCGAAGACTGGGTGGACGCGCAGTGAACACTGGTCGTCGTTTGAGTGATTGATTGTCCGGGTTTAGGCGCACCAGCTGGTCCCTTCGGCGGTGGGCGTTGCCTGTCAACCGATGTGCGGAGTAACGAGTCGATCAAGCGATACATAGAGAAACTACTCCATCAGCTAAGAGCCCGCGCATGCCCGCCAATCCCTTCATTGATCTCAGGTGTTTCCTGACCGGAAACACAAACGACTATATGCATCAGGGGGGCTGGCGCTACGTGATCCTGGCGCTGTTCTGGGTGCTCACGATTGCCGCCATCGGGATGGCCGAGCGAAATTGGCAGAAGGATCCGACGCAACGCACCGGCCGTCATCTGGGTGTCTGGGTCTTCAGGGTCTCATCGGCTGCATGTGGTTTCAGGGCATGTTGTGGAAGCTGCCGCTGCCGGCGTCCGATGGACTGCAATACTGGATTGAGCAGGAATCAACCAATGTGGCATTCGAGTTTCATCGTACGTTCCTGAAGGATGTCGTGCGGCCTCACATGACGATCTTTGGGCCCATTGTTTTCTGGCCGAGCTGGTGTTTGCGGGATCGATCCTCGGACTTGCGGTGCGCTTTGCCGGCGTCCTGGCCGTCTCCTACAGGGTGCAGCTCTGGCTTGGCCTCTACGGCAACGCCTCCGAATGGCCTCGGACCTATAATGAGTTAATCTCTTGAATGAACGAGATCGACAGTGAGAAACAACGGAATAGATGTCCTATGGAGAGACGGCGAACGCATATTCTGTCGAGAATGGCGGACAAACAGTAATGGCGAGCAAACGAGGGTTTTCACCGTCAGCAACTTGGCTGCGATCCCATCCGCTGACAGCCTGGCCCGTCTCTCTCATGAATATGAATTAAAAGATCGGCTTCACGGCGCATGGGCGCTTTGCCCTCTCTCGCTCGTCAATCGAAGTGGGCGCGTTGCATTGCTCCTCGAGGACAATGACGAGGAACCTCTCGAGGCTCTGCTCGGGACACCATTTGAGCTTGGCCGCTTCTTGCGGCTCGCCATCAAGTTGACTGAGGCGCTCGCTTGTGTTCATCAACAGGGGCTCGTCCATAGAGACCTGAAGCCCGTGCATATTTTCATTGGGCTCGGCGAGGAGCATGTCCGGCTGACCGGATTCGGAATCGCGACACAGCTACCGCGCATGCGGCGTATGTCCGAACTGCCCGAATATGTCGCGGGCACTCTTGCCTACATGGCGCCGGAACAAACTGGCCGCATGAATCGTTCCGTTGATGCGCGCAGCGACTTGTACTCGCTCGGTGTGATCCTCTATCGCATGCTAACGGGCACGCTCCCATTTACCGCGTCAGAACCTGGCGAGTGGATTCATTGCCATATAGCGCGAACGCCAGCACCTCCAGAACAGGGACTAGCTGACATTCCGGCCCAAGTTTCGAATGTCATCATGAAGCTGCTCGCGAAACCCGCGGAGCATCGATACCAGACGGCAGTCGGTCTCGAACATGACCTGCGGCGCTGTCTTGTGGAATTTGAAACGAATTACCAGGTTGTTCCGTTTCCGCTAGCAGAGCTAGATTTATCAGACCGTCTGCTCATCCCTGAGAAGTTATATGGCAGAGAG from Bradyrhizobium sp. CB1015 harbors:
- a CDS encoding response regulator transcription factor, yielding MLGDAIVHVVDDDELMRHAIDDLLRSVGYTVKLYGRAEDFLAADLADVPGCVIIDVRMPGPSGLELQASLARRNNRLPVILMSGYGDIRMSVQAMKAGAVDFIEKPFRDQEMLEAVANAIRTWKPPSPAPDRLSELRKRYESLTAREREVMALVCAGQMNKQIAGALEIQETTVKFHRSAVMTKMMASSLAELTRMAALLEGEE
- a CDS encoding response regulator transcription factor; the protein is MNKKALICVVDDDALLRESLNYLLRAAGHEVACFGSAESFLDSEESGRCDCVVADIDMPGLSGIDLVERVVEMSDPPKVILITGRPEESWRERAMYSGAVGFFRKPVEAQSLLDIVQRSVAA
- a CDS encoding LysR family transcriptional regulator, translating into MEFHQIRYFVALAKCMNFTRAAEQCNVSQPALTKSIQKLEYELGGALVFRERHLSQLTDLGKLMLPTLERTLLAVEEARANAKKFKRKKVATLRVALTPMISASILAQPIAALTTQLPGLQVDLVDAESSNVFEGLLNGDVSAALGSSCIGPTPERIERFSLFRERVFVACAEGSRMAEEATVSLKDLRSAKWLEAIDCEIYRAFREQLCEGQVAQPGHRAQGLQHLQHLVSANLGVMLTPEHAPALPDAVVRPIADFDFKHTVELFVVGGRQYSPALEALIKICRRFDWQTLLTKAQAPIAPKTGPFTAMPRRQRDPEVVRITA